The genomic DNA TAGCGTGACGGACGCCGCGCCGTAAGTGGAACAAGATTATGAAGTTCCCGAGTACATTTACCGAAGAATACCCATTCTGTAAAAACTGATAAGTATCATTGTGTCAATGCTGTATACTTAGAAGTTTTTCTGTATACTTATTTGAATACCTATTCATTTAGTTAATCAAAGAATAATTATCTCCATTTGTATAAACTGCATTCgtataagaatatttattgagtttttctgtACTAACTCTCAGTACCAGCAGAGTCCACCCTTATGCCTCGGAGAACACGTTAGGCTCACATGGGAGCAATTTGAGCGTGTTCTCGAAATGCTCTCGAAATCTCTCTGTATGAGAAAGGAGGCCTTTGCCTAGCGATGAGCCATTTATAGGCTAATGATgaggacgatgatgatgaaatatatacTGAACCTAAAGTTAAAGGTAATTGTAGGAGCGTGTGCGGCGTCACCGGGCTGCAGCCGGTTGTGCCCTGTTGCCCGTCGTCTGCCGAAACCAATTGAGGTCAATGTTGTTTGAGTAACGAAACGGAACAAAACAAACCGTCAAACATTCGCGGACATATCGCGAGAGGCGTGCTGGCGTGTGATTAATGAGCTCATAAATCAAATATCGAGTTTCAGTTTTTGCAATCTGCTGCTGAATGTGGAAATCCCACAGAACCGTTACATTTTACTGATCAGCATATTACAATTGAGGCATTTCTTGCGCAAGAGTAGGTATACAACACTGTGACAGTCGTTCTGTTTACGATTAGACGGATCACTAGCATGATCACATCCCCAGCAcgattatatcataataataataactacagAATAAACAAGTCGAGTATAACCCACTAGTTTAACAGGTGTTTgtatattaacttttatttttagtacaaaatatgtacatcaGTGCCTGAAGATCAAAGTCTTTGAACAAtgtgtgttgccagtgatgacataTGGTTTTGAATTTTGGTCGCTAACTTTGGGTATCATAGGATGGCGCTCATGTTCGGTCAGCAGCCGATGGAGAGAGTTATGCTTCGAGTATCTCTACCGCTACGTCATCAGAAACGAGgtgattcgtagaagaaccggGGTTACGACTAAACTGGCAGTATTCGGGGCACATATCTCGGAGAATGGACGTCGGTGTCCTAAGTTGCTGGAATTTCGACCTAGCACCGGTAAAAGCAGCGGTGGTGGACCCCCGACGAGGTAGACGGATAATATCAAGTCGCAGAGAGCCGCTGGactcaagcggcacaagaccgtggtattgggaactccctacaaaaaaacTATGTGGTCAAAAGCAGTGGGTATTGGACgaccattggttgacatgatgatgacgcctagttaaaaatattttctcccTCTCTGCTATAAAGAGGCTATgaggcctgtgtccagctgCAGAAGATGGCATGTAAACTACCATTGCTATATATCCTATTAGGCATGACTGACATGATATTGTAAACGTAGCATAACGACGGACTTTCCCGCTCTGATATTTGAGtttgaaaaattcaaattcaattctcTCAAACTGTTTCGAAGTTATGCACGTTTGTAAATAAGGCCTTGAATGTATGCTTCTCAAGTAGTGAAAGTCTAGGATGTGATAAAGTTTGGAGTATATACAACTAAATAAACAGGTGTTTGGATATACTTACACAAACTAGCTTGCTAAGCCGTAAGCTGATCGTGGCGTCTAGCGACTGAGACCAAGGCGATGTCCTAACCTGGCTTGTCGGGTGTGCGTCATCCACGATCCAATCTAGTTAAGTATctttatataagtacctacttattgttTGAAGAATTCGTAAGCTTTTGTACTAATGAAGTTACCGTGTATAAAAagtctatttatattatcatcacTACATTTTgtaggttttattaaaaatatacttattctaaatcaatacatatatatattcgtATATATTTAATGCAAAATTCCGATTGACtgatgtacatatatatatatatctataaaactaCAAGCACGCCTACACTCAAATAGGTAAAGATTTACACCCGAGATTAAAAtcgtgttttaaaaatactaaatatcgttttagttttatattttctagTTATCGATTcctattatagaaaaatatataaagtaagaTAAAACAACTTTAAATCACTTCTAAGATTATATGTATGCTCTTCAGCTACACGCTCACATTCACTCCGCGTCCTTTCATTTCAACTGTTCATTAGCTGAACGTAAACACATTAAAATCTTGCATCTCTCATTCATTATAACGTGAACTGAGCTGGTTTCTAATGGTTATTGTGCTGGTGGCCATTGTAATGGGAATCAGGGTTAGTGTGACGTCAAATGAACGCCCCAAATATATACTCAATTATTTCACACCGGAAGTTCACGTAACTGCCTTCTCTAATAAGGTTAATGATGTCTAATAAGTAAGACGTCTCGGATTCAATCACcttcaggggcaatttgggaatttataatttccgtattttctctggtctcgtctCATCATCCGATGCTTTTAGTCACCCTACTGACAgagccgccaagcaatttagcgtatcggtacgatgccgtgtagaaatcGATCAGGGGTATTGGGTTAAGatcgtgatcgcagtagatggtagtattagcacagaagacgctggtGCCCTTTCTCCGTTGAATTCcctgagtcgcctcgtacgacactcgcggcAAGAGGAGGGGTACATATCACAGGCGAGACGGAAATATACCCTGGTCCTACCCACAGTGACTTGTTCGCTGGTGTGGGTTAGTTGAGGTTACACGAACTCTAACTGGAAGGTTCACTACGACAACAGTTTTTAAAAGATATAATGCTTAAGTCTCTGAAAGTAGGACGTTTTAGGATACAAACCCACCATGCTGTTTTAACTGGTGGGCAATGGACAGGCAACTGAGACCGAGTGCTTTCCCAGGAAGTGGGATAGCGCCAGTTTCCTTGCTACAAATTTTACCTAATACCAAACAAAGGGTTGACCACTGTCCTAGAACTGAATCCAGGATCTAGAGATCCGTGATTGAACATGCGGATTGTAAATCTGAATCCTAAATCAGCGACTGGTGTTTCACTGTGTCAAGGCTGGGTTACGCGCTACAATCAGCGTGGTGCGGTCGCCTGAAATCGCGAATGGCTTAATTGCCGTCTGGGTCACAGGTGCTCCCCAGCTGCCGCGCCGGGGCCGGGGGTGTCGGGGTCAAGGCGGGGCCGCGTGCCGTGAGCAATAGACCTGCTACTGCCGATCACGTGTGACTAGCTAATGCCTACCTATTACTGATTTACATACAAAGTAGGGCAGCTTTACTGCTTAGACTTAGACGTGCGTGAATTTATAGGAGTCCTAAAGTTTTTCTGATCACACCACTAAGCCAAAAAGGAGAGTAGACCCTTAGGGACTTTAAAAAACGCATCTTAACTATGATATCAACTGTCCATTCCGGGACATTACCGAGGTCTTTTGCAGGGATTTCCAATTTAAATGGCTTTGCTCCTAAAATTTAAAGTGCGTTTCTGGAGTATTGAGTCGCCGTTCTTGGAACTTGGGAGCTGAAACCATTtgaatcttatatctttaaacgagcaattcttgtatatatataatttgaatctcggaatcggctccagcgattttcatgaaatttagtgtaCAGGgggatttggtgcagacgaagttgcacgggtcagctagtgtaatACTTATATGCGTTAGGGAGCTCCGTTCTGTTTGGCAACTAACATTTGATTTTACTCAACATATTTCCAAGGctacattataaagaacttttGGATCGTCGAATCTAAGGTGAATGGAGAGACTAAGAGCATTTACCCCCTACGCGGAAAGTATGTTCTGAATAAGTAGTATATGCCTACagcgtttaaaataataactgtttagTTTTCTTCACTATTTTATATAGAAAGCAACACAATCGTGTGATTTACTCAGCTGTTTCCAATTACGAATATATAAGTCAAGAATATGACTGGTAAGTGGTATATATAACGTTAGGTACGTAACCAAGAATGTTTAAATGCCATCTAGACATCATTTACATTAAaccaatttattacaaattccTTCATAAAAGGTGATAGATAATTCTGTTTAAACTTGGAACGGCAAAATCGTGCTACTGATGAAATCTTTTGGTAATATGAGTTTGACACTCAACttctgtgaaaaaataaaacacacagaAGCCGTTGTAGACAGACCACGGgattataaataggtaaaataaCATATGAAACACAATAGAATGTTGATATCTTGCAAAGATAGCCGCGTTGTAAATATTTGTGCACAGCCAATTCCCGCTTCTGAGCCGCTACCGCCGAGATTCTGTGTGTTGAGCGGTTTAAAAGTATATGAATATTAGAACCGTATGCGGGTAACGGGCACATAGCTGCCGCCACTAGGTGCGCGGCGCAGGATGCGAACCTGTTATCGGCTGGTGGCTACATGAGTGAGTACAAGCAAGGAAAGTTTTTTAGAAAACGAGTTCTGCACGTCGTCATTCACGTTAGTATTGTCTGTAAAGTATCTACTAGAGATGAACTAAACATATTACGCGTTCAATATTGGACTGCTTTTTCCGAATATTCAGTCGAAAGTTCATGAACCATTTTACACATCCTCGTGGGAGATTTAATTTAGAGTATGCGTCAAAGCAGTGCGTTAATCCTTGGTAAAATCCCCGTGCTTTAGTACGACTTCCTTTAAGTAAGATTTCATCATCTGATAAAGCTTGCTATGATGTTGAagaagagcaactactgagtttctctGCAactattgaatttgaattataatgtaggtaggtagtaaGATTGCTGTATAAGTTCATTGTCGTATCACCTAGAATGATCGAGAAAAGAAACCTGACTAGGTGGCTACGTGATATTATCACAATTAATTTGTTGGCTTAAAAGTATTTCTCCATTCCttttttggtttattattaatgaacCAAGCAGATAATCCACCAGATGCCAATACCAATGCTTTGATGATTTTAGAAATTTGTAGTTCAGTAGCATAATGGATGTATCGCGGTGAAGATCGTTTAGAAGCCGTCATCCAGAGCGTAGCTACCTAtcgataaacaaataaactaatctATTGTTGGAGGTGCACCTATGTGTGGTATCGTACACGGAGAATACAAATGTTTACTTGCGAGTACCTTTATAAATAAGTCATTTAGATTCCATCTATTACCTAGTTGGTacttagtataaatataatctaCGTTATATATTTAAGAGGATGGTGATCTTGAGatttgtacttaaattattgtattgtattgtattgtattgcatttattAAAGGTCCAGTTGacaataactaaatatatatcttaGTTAATGTAGTTAATATTGCTACATACCTACTAAAGCTTACATCTAGTGTGTGTCAGTACCCTGTCTGTCAGCTGAAACTTTCAGAATAACATTGGAACTGCTCTCGACTCTAGGTTTGAGATAGGCGAAATCTTTCCTTATAACTATGGAGAACATACCCGACGCACTAACTACAGTATCGAGGCAGTCCCAACATTATCCTGATGATGTTATAATATCGGACTCGAAGAGCCTTGAGGAACCTTTTGGTATTATTAACCCACAGATTGCACGTATAGAAGGACTGACAGAAGGACTTAAACAACGTAACTTTCACCTCTTTTGTACAGTGAGCAAATCTGCGAGCTAACATCTTCCCCTTGAACTCCAACCTTTTGCTCCCTATCAATGTCAAAAACATCTCTTAGATCGTCTGTAACAATATTCCCCAGAAGTGAATTTGTATTACGCTGTTAAGGTCAGTACTATATAAACAGACAGGAGACACATAGCTCGGAAGTTGgataatagttttatattattgtctAAACCTTAACTCGCATGTTATAGAATAGAtgaaaattaatagtttttcaCAGACCTTTTCCGTTTAGCTGAGTCTTCAGCCGCGCCAGCTCTCTGGAGCGGCTTCGGCTGCGGCGGGGCGCAGCGATCCTCCGCGGAGAGCGGCCCATCGCGCCCTTCGCCTCACCACAGCCCATCCGCGCCGCACTACCGCCCGCTCGCACTGCACATGGCTCCAGCAACAGGAGTACTGGAGGAACTAGACAGTTCCAATTCCAAAGGTTCCGTACACAAAAACTTCAAAATCGtgataagtaattttaaatgttcagttttgttaataatttcgGAGAAAAAGGCACTTCATATGGGACCCCCTGGGGAACGCTGAACACTAGTGGAAGCTTTGATGAATTGAAAACTTGAAACACTACAAAACGCGTGACTATATCTCGACAGGGTATACAGGCGACAAATCTAACTTTACACAGTTTTCGACATCAAAAGCCTGTGAAAAGTTTTCAAAAACTTTGTATGAAAACCGCGGAAAATTGTTTGGGCACTCCACACAACACAGGGAAAACTAGGAAAAACTATTGACAGTTCGGCTGAACTGGAGCTTCCTAAAACTTAAAATCGTGTTGGATCTCGCGGGTTATCCGTTCGTTGTTGTAGTGGCTCGCCGGCACGCGTTGACTGCCGCTGGTAAGCGACCGCGAGGCACTGGAGTGGCGGCCGCGGGGGCGCGCCTCGAAGGTCGCCGCACCTCGCCTTACCTCACTGATAACTTGATAAGGTGATAACGACGCTACGACGCGGGTAGGCAGGCGGTATGGCGCGGAAGCCTGCGATGGTATCGGGTGATGTCGTACGTGTATTGATGACTGCGGTTTGGGTTGTTTAAGTTTTAGGAAGGCGGgtttatttttaaccgattaCCAATAATAGCTACCAAAAAGTacaaagtgatgatgcagtccaaaatGGTAAAGAGCTAATCTGTTAGAGCTGTATAGAGCATGtctattatattaaataggGTAAGGTTGCTTAAATCGTACCCCCTAAGGAAATGATACTGTAATAGTCAGTGTGAttgaagtataaaaaaatgttctacTTTTATTGAATCTTTATTTAGTTGGCTTTTAATCGACAATTATAGAAACTTGAAAatcttttattcaagtaggtattTTAACGTTTTTCAAAAATATGCCTTCGGTACGATTAAGGCGTCTAGTTGCCTAATTCGTACCACTTATAGCCTAAGTCGTACCAAGAAAATAATAGGTACATTAACTTAATTGAacgtaaaataaactatatagaaAAATACCTTATAACCAGAGATCACATGAACAACTTACAAACATACAGTCTGAGATAAACTTAAAgcatttgtttttcttattaattataaagtcaAACCTAACTACGAAGTAATtaacacataaacaaaaaaattataaaatcttaaaaacaaaataatggttagaaaattattgaaattgaacACAGATatcacaaatatattattttattttactttcaacTCCAGCACATAGGTCATGTATCCAACCTTCACATTTTATACACTGGATCATGTTTTCTTCACGATCTTCTTTACATAGTTGGCATAAACAGGATCctttagcttttatttttttattcttcttgcAAGTTTCATCtgtattttttcgttttatagttctatttattcctttttctgtttttattttctatttcgtTTTTGTCGGGACTTGAAGCTAATTCCATGGTTGGCTtagtaacttttttaatttttttaattactgtttttatgCCAGGTATAGGGGATAAAATATTCAAGTGAGATTTTAATTGTTGTTCATTAGTAGTCTCATCAACTGctaatatattatcataatgTGAAGTATCTTGTAATATTGTAGAAGGTCCAGGTTGAATGACGGGCAGTGTTTAATATCTAGGTGCTGAAGGTGATGGTGTTAAACTATTGCCATAATCAGGTATTacctgataaaaaaattaagtaaattaataagcaATTTTCTAAAAACTTAAGTCGGACCAGTACGACTAAAGGATTTTGCACAGGTACGACTTAAGCAAGGGCGTCTTCtaagtttaacaataaaaccAACGCCAAGTGTTCTAATGTTTAAGTATTCGTAAACGATTACCAGATAGGTATTACAAATAGACgttaacaaagaaaaaaggtaAAGATCTCATTCCTGCCATACAAAGCTTAACAAGGAGTCaacaattttaatgaaaactgttcaaaaaactaactttttcaataattttgctTCACGAAGTCGGCCGGCCGTCCACTTGTTTATGTTTGCTCGCTCGACTAAATAGTTCCGATCGACGACACAAGAGGGTGCAATTTGTAATTATAAGGCAAGATATTGCCGGGGTACGACTTAAGCTGTGGTACGACTAAATCAACCTTACCCTACCCATCGTTGccaaacgctaaatcgtttacgACAGGTCTTTGTCGATAGAGTAGTAAGTAGCCTCGGCTGAAGGTTCctgtatgcgccaagttatattaagttatttaagatttttatttttcgaatgagtggactgtattttttgcggtaaattggtgtacaaaagaaagatacaaaggaatcagagcacaaggaagatagcacttacttgaccttatttttcatgggtaggagcacgccgtccgttgatccaaatattcctcacgaagtcctctcttctcgaacaccaccacttatgttatatttcggcacacacataaatataggaattatgcttaaaaggatctcattgaaacttctaaggtatattatgatattttatggcttattttcaggcagccagtaaactcgtattgcccgttacttttcgcaatcggaaagcaagtcgtccgcaaacgtcttaatcgtttgcttccgttaatttaagtgacagctctgcgttctagtgtttttgaggcgtatgagggcgccagtctcttcacggagaatcgttcagtgctgttttaggttggatatgggagaataggaacaccaatgaaattttaaattattatttaagacttaattataacttggcgcaaccatcCACCCGCCCTTAAAGGGTCACCTTTAAGAAAAGCTCTCATAAGGTATGAGGTAGAATTGCCTCTTTTAAGAACGCGTATTGCGCATGGGCGTATTTCATAtaagtatgtgtatatttacgaaagtatattaaaaaatattaattatttgtagaattattataaaagagaataaagtcttaacgtatgagctacttagtactaaattatgaaactataattGTTACGCTTATTGCGTCGGAAGAGGGCATAAGCGAACGACCGGACGGACGTAAGTTCTCCCGGAAATTTTAACGGTCGCTACGCGTATGACGCCGTCTTTCGAGGGATGCACTTTCTCTACTACTGCTAGAGGCCAAGCCAGAGGCGGTACGTTGTCATTTATAACTACGACGACAGTTCCCGGCGTAATAGGTACGGAAGGCGTATTCCATTTCAAACGAACTTGCAATCCGTGCAAATATTCCATCCTCCAACGATTCCAAAACGATTGGACCATTTTATCTATTAACGAGTACCTGTCAACCAAGTTAATTTTGTCTGGATTGACATCAGGCGCAGGCAAGGAGAATAGAGGCGCAGTATGTAGGAAGTGACTTGGAGTAAGAGCCGAAGGTTCGGCAGGGTCAGAGCTTAGTATTGTTAGCGGACGCGAATTGAGAAGACATTCGACCTGAATGAGCACAGTGCAAAGTTCCTCATAAGAAAGGAGCTGTTGCCCTATGACCTTGAACAGGATCGTCTTAGTCACCTTGATCATACTTTCCCATGAACCTCCAAAGTGTGGGGAATTGGGACAGATGAATTTCCAAGTTATGCGATTTTCAGCGCATTCCTGCTCTAGCTTCGGGTAATATTCTTCTCTTAGAAATTTATAGAGGTCCCGAAGGTAAGAAGCAGCACCCTGGAAGTTTTTAGCATTGTCGCTATGCAGCACCTGAACAGGACCACGACGTGATAGGAATCTTTTAAACCCGGCGAGGAAACTGGGGGTGCTGAGTGAGGTAGCAACCTCAATGTGCGTAGATCTCGTAGTGAGACACGTGAACAGCACAATATAAGCTTTCTCACTGTGTACGCCACGGCGGCGTACAGGAACGTATGGTATAGGACCTGCATAATCGCAGCCGGTGAAACTAAAGGCTTTCAATGCTGGACGTGTACGTATATCAGGAAGATCCGCCATCAGCGGAATGGTTGGACGCGGTTTAAATCTAAAGCAAGTATTGCACATATGTACTCTTTGCCTGACAATACGGCGTGCCGACAGAATCCAGTACCTCTGACGAAGCAGGGCCATTAGGAGTTCGGGTCCAGcatgtaaatgtttaatgtGGTAATAATCAATGATTATATTTACCACGTGGCCATTGCGAGGCAATATAACCGGatgtattttttcaaagctAAGTCCAGAGTTGGCGAGACGACCACCAACGCGGATAAGTCCATCATCAATAAATGGTCTTAGGCGATTAAATGCCGgtgaacatgttttattatttttaataagagaatATTCTTCAGCAAAATGCTGATTTTGCAGAGCGCGAAGCATTCTATTCTCTGCGAAATTTAAGTCGTCAGCGGTAACTGCACTAGTGCCGCGACGAGGCAGTAATTTAGCAAATctacaaatgtatacaattatacgTAGAAGTTTGCTCCACGAAGAAAAACGGAGAGCAAGCTCGTGTAAGTCGTTCGGGAGTATAGGTTTACACACAGTGTGTATAAGAACCTTCTTCTCGGGTACGTCTTCAATAGACTCTCCCTCTAGAGTTTTGAGTGGCCACTGAGACGGATGCATTGATGCCCATGGTGGACCATGCAGCCACAGAGGGTGTGAGAGAAGCTTCTCAGGAGTTACACCTCTCGATAGAATATCAGCAGAGTTCTCAGTGCCAGGGCAATGATAAAAGTTGTCTGGTGAGATATTCTCAGTTATCTGTACAACGCGATTCGCGACAAAAGTCTGCCATCTATGCGGTGAACTTTTTATCCAATATAGGGCGACTTTGGAATCGAGAAATGCATATGTAGCCTTGATTGGGATACGCTCAGAGTAAGTGTCATGTACTGTACGAAGCAATTTCGACAGTAGGACGCCACCTAATAGTTCGAGACGAGCAATTGAATGAGGTTTCGTCGGCGAAACTTTACTTTTCGCACAAGCAAGACGCACAGTGTTACCAGTAGGGGAGCTAACGTGTAAATAAACGACAGCACCATAGGCTGCGAGACTAGCATCTGATAGTCCCAGGAGAGTGACCTCACAGTCTGTTGTCACGCCCACATGACGCGGTATGTGTAGCTTATTTAGAGCTGGCAACTCATCGCAAAACTGTCTCCACATCTTAATGATGTGTGGTGGAGCTACAGTGTCCCAATCAAGATTTAATTGccaaagcattttaattaatattttggcatACACGACTGTGGGAGCAACGAAGCCCATTATGTCCCACAGACGGGCAACAGTCGACAAGATGGAGCGCTTAGTGCATGTCACATCGTCGGgcacagaaattttaaaatagaaagcgTCATTTCCAGTATACCAATGCAGACCAAGTATTTTATGGTGCATGGTTTTGTCAAACTCCACTTCAGTCGGAAGTTTGTGGGACGCAGGAAGGTTATCTAAGACCTCGCGAGAATTGCTGTTCCACTTAACTAATTCCCACTGTGCACCCTTAAAAAGATCGATCATCTGCAGCGACACAGTGACTGCCTCTAGTTCGCTTGGAAGCGAGAAAGCTACGTCATCCATATAAAGCGCGGGTAGCACAATGCTATTCGCTCGTGGATATTTTGCGCCGTCGTCATTCACCAGCTGTCTTACCGTGCGCAGTGCATGGAAGGGACTGGAAGTGAGACCGAAACAGACTCGATTGAACTGGTATAGCACAAGAGGGTCTTGTGGATTAAAGCGGTATAAGAAGCATTGATAGCGACGATCAGCTTCGCGCATAACGATTTGTAGAAACTGTTCTCGGCAGTCGGCTGTCATTGCCACTGCATGCagacgaaaattcaaaattattttaaaaagatctccCTGTAAATTTTGACCGGAATGTAGCAGATGGTTCAGTGCCTTTCCAGAACTAGAACGACAAGAAGCATCGACGACTAATCTCAGTCTCGTCGAGAGTTTGTCTTCACGTAAAATCCCCGTGTGTGGCATCACGTAAATCGGAACAGGATCTTTAGAATCATATGAAGGCGCGGGAGAAATATAATCTTTCGCGAGATAACCTTTTATGACGTCATCATATGCCGACCTCAATTTATTCGAAGCTTCAAGCTTTCTTTCGAGGCAGATGAAACGTTTCTTAGCTATGTCCAAAGAATTCCCTAGGGAATATAGATCCTCTTTAAATGGCAGGCCGACAACGTATCTGCCCGTATCGGGATCTCGGACAGTAGTCGAAGTGTAGAAGTCTtcgcattcattatcatcaggaTTCTGAATGTAAGCGGAAGGAAGTTCTTCAAGTTCCCAGAAACGCTTGACTAAAGAGTCAATAGCAGGAGGCTCTTGAACGAAACAACATGTCAAGGCCGtatgagtatttatagtaggtatcgtAGGCGCATTGCCCATGAACACCAGACCTAACACCGTGCGCAATGCAACGGGCACCGACGGGTCGCGACGTGACGTATGGACGTCGTCGGGGAAAAGCAAATGTGGAAATAGGGAAGCTCctattaaagcatcaattttATCAGGTACGCCGTAACTCGCATCGGCAAGCGGAATACCTTTAAGGTGTGATAGGACTGCCGTATCTATCACAGCCGTAGGTAATTTGTCTGTCACTTTATCAACAACAAGTGGCgagatattaaaactaacgttatcatcaaaacgcgaataaaacgtcaagtcaaccgAGCTGGATTGTACAACCTTCTCAATTCCACCGAACCCCTTCACGATAGTACGTT from Pararge aegeria chromosome 5, ilParAegt1.1, whole genome shotgun sequence includes the following:
- the LOC120623890 gene encoding uncharacterized protein LOC120623890, whose product is MPPEVDSKTSESDKEIQDTKLSILIAKREAIFGIMQNVFDLSREPDVHTNVEKREHFLDESSQIDSLRLKYESIVDDYNTRLLNLNSDAKPDYKSLYAFETLYNRVKRTHTKCSTLNTTPEIHNATSALLKAKPKLAPISILEFDERFKCVKEKNACVNCLSIKHKVGQCEVSPHCSCGQKHNKRLHFDQREEHSRAPQLNTVMPPPNAPTVTASSPVADDRADVALCAMRVSPSTSATQVYNSNLMNRVEDKRTTVLLATAQVAVYDCNGERQVIRIPLADASYGVPDKIDALIGASLFPHLLFPDDVHTSRRDPSVPVALRTVLGLVFMGNAPTIPTINTHTALTCCFVQEPPAIDSLVKRFWELEELPSAYIQNPDDNECEDFYTSTTVRDPDTGRYVVGLPFKEDLYSLGNSLDIAKKRFICLERKLEASNKLRSAYDDVIKGYLAKDYISPAPSYDSKDPVPIYVMPHTGILREDKLSTRLRLVVDASCRSSSGKALNHLLHSGQNLQGDLFKIILNFRLHAVAMTADCREQFLQIVMREADRRYQCFLYRFNPQDPLVLYQFNRVCFGLTSSPFHALRTVRQLVNDDGAKYPRANSIVLPALYMDDVAFSLPSELEAVTVSLQMIDLFKGAQWELVKWNSNSREVLDNLPASHKLPTEVEFDKTMHHKILGLHWYTGNDAFYFKISVPDDVTCTKRSILSTVARLWDIMGFVAPTVVYAKILIKMLWQLNLDWDTVAPPHIIKMWRQFCDELPALNKLHIPRHVGVTTDCEVTLLGLSDASLAAYGAVVYLHVSSPTGNTVRLACAKSKVSPTKPHSIARLELLGGVLLSKLLRTVHDTYSERIPIKATYAFLDSKVALYWIKSSPHRWQTFVANRVVQITENISPDNFYHCPGTENSADILSRGVTPEKLLSHPLWLHGPPWASMHPSQWPLKTLEGESIEDVPEKKVLIHTVCKPILPNDLHELALRFSSWSKLLRIIVYICRFAKLLPRRGTSAVTADDLNFAENRMLRALQNQHFAEEYSLIKNNKTCSPAFNRLRPFIDDGLIRVGGRLANSGLSFEKIHPVILPRNGHVVNIIIDYYHIKHLHAGPELLMALLRQRYWILSARRIVRQRVHMCNTCFRFKPRPTIPLMADLPDIRTRPALKAFSFTGCDYAGPIPYVPVRRRGVHSEKAYIVLFTCLTTRSTHIEVATSLSTPSFLAGFKRFLSRRGPVQVLHSDNAKNFQGAASYLRDLYKFLREEYYPKLEQECAENRITWKFICPNSPHFGGSWESMIKVTKTILFKVIGQQLLSYEELCTVLIQVECLLNSRPLTILSSDPAEPSALTPSHFLHTAPLFSLPAPDVNPDKINLVDRYSLIDKMVQSFWNRWRMEYLHGLQVRLKWNTPSVPITPGTVVVVINDNVPPLAWPLAVVEKVHPSKDGVIRVATVKISGRTYVRPVVRLCPLPTQ